A region of Dictyostelium discoideum AX4 chromosome 1 chromosome, whole genome shotgun sequence DNA encodes the following proteins:
- a CDS encoding PHD zinc finger-containing protein: MSEENKKSSRKSVARRALPKNILESPVISSTSIDISSVKTEPPPSTLFKQLDFTNLFGSLKSETPTSTTSTTNTTVTASTTTTTTTTTTTSSSSSSSSSSSSINTTTVNNISSNNTSTSIPLNSPKQPTTTLTSKPNTPIHGGIIKDSQLPKISLEADSPTIQSSSMNGGENKNDSTLVPISILNNNNNNNSNNNNNSSNNNNNNTGSTNAASNTTSTSGINNKDHKDRNNNNNKLPTDRDMEDIPDKPPILSSKKNHSTPPTSSLTIATPNNNNNNNNNNNNNNNNNNNNNNNNNNNNNNNNNNNNNNNNNNNNNNNNNNNNNNNNNSNNSAPSVTTPRKGKSKTKTPIQTSQNHIEKEKEKEKEKEKEKEKEKEKEKDKDKDKEKEKDKEKEKDKEKDREKDKEKDNKEKDNKDQKDKHHHHHHHHHSEKEKEREQQKDREQQKEKEREQQKDRELQQQQQKEKDKEQKEREKEFKEKEKEKEQKEKEKEKEKEKEKEKEKEKEQKEKEKLEKELKEKEKEQKEKEQQQQKEKEIIHKTVSKKAAAAAADKLKAEKAKAAEKAKAAEKAKKEEDEEEEEDEDSDDDSKESVIRCICNNNIDQGLMVQCETCDKWQHSICYGIKGANNVPKHFYCEQCELKIMDCTCGKKECLVGKIIQCLSCHNWSHLSCVQSKNTRDIPDPFTCHTCEKLDNLESNLDIDESTTPSRLGPNTPNAKGGPGGKKRKSTSTGPNNRRKKQTTTTTTTTTTSNSTPASPIAVGAKKPAASTAQSSTPLLLEESILPPAPPPLTSSSSSSSSSSSSSSSSSSSSSSSSSSSSSSTTTNYQSPSISSTTLNTGSQTPKLKSETLMSGEVNMEIDTNNTPLLSSSSSLGENITTNPDSGKNTPMLDSDNGFPSLLKDFDVNSKNIGFTYIEDTMSINALKEKFNSIDIEQPSPYFQTGLDLFSFLKSNYIKSQFIDDYCKRKSIKQLKEVGKLCIYNLTVEDNILFQKYCLLFIEINEKDRNDFKKAISLLLEIDESKVNTYMIQYAHELSKQIESNYNQIQYYQHSSSSSDHHHHDEEDEDEMKIDQDEISKWKSIGLENSFDKDFIIPNDIPSNLIVESSKINRDFDKIIFGRLNSRPLLIKKELSNNNSNNNNTTSKPLIIKKESSNNNNNNNNNTTTTTTTTTTIEQQHQHQKPPQQQQSQPQQISSEQPQKIILSKLGQNENTFIGECTGIFKNQIIDIKNEWVDSNGFLLNTINPQILMFNSTYQSFNNTSYLKNTYNPKERDLCIDARSGSVCKFIRRSCLPNSKFQFSNINININNNNNNNNNNNNNNNNNNNNNNNKNNLKVSIFSLSQIEKNQEITIDFDYPYKCLKNRIYCACGTSTCSVSIWFNERASFGIKMLEMLGETVDPELKKRSLECTELYQQQIKQELQQQQKQQQLQLQQQQQQQQQQQQQQQQQQQQQQQQPPQQLQHQQQQESQQELQQQQQVKQEGQIIENDDNFDNNNENEENNVEKNIKEETSTTNMATPTQKKKRKGKMSSLEMDSIFFNTPSDKTSREDRKLQQIIQNFEQLEKKEKEKNNRKNSNNTSNSNSSSTDTSPSLLSTTTISTTQQSSPTTSTTSNSNGNVSPKSTKKKKPTDSSPSDENEDIEMNEKTPTTPTSAPISASLSSPPDDEGNKSKFGKKAWLAEFKQKEKDLPCIKEEERRADDSDGHQEEEGSLPNDESNNTNNQTNSPNNTNNSNNINNNSSGSINNKLNDQPPPPPPNQPPPPPPSQPPPPPSPHHHHHSDQQTLSKSSSGYPHERELRNSYTPSQSPNQSPSMKGGLSSSIGGFRDPIDQPYRLNRERSGDMGSLRENRDNRDLPLRGDPRDQVREPRDWDRRGDNWNSYNDRDQFSGDRGGGGGNRYGGRFKDDHWDSPHRKSGWDNSLRYNNDKNRIPYDRNVDKSGWDRRPNYPRNGFPSPPLSSYHNDDYDMDGNEPLPSQQSQSQQPSTSSTSSTSSSSSTSQTNTSGTNKSNPPTPSSNKSPQLLDSPSSFKYSNNNNNLNSNINNTNNTNNNNTNNNNNNNNNNFYGNQRGPNYNQNRSGNSPTLPDEYDQHNQWGRKPYFKRR; encoded by the exons ATGagtgaagaaaataaaaagagtAGTAGAAAATCTGTAGCTAGAAGGGCATTACCAAAGAATATATTAGAATCTCCAGTAATTTCTAGTACTAGCATTGATATAAGTTCAGTTAAAACAGAGCCTCCACCTTCTACACTTTTTAAACAGTTGGActttacaaatttatttggtTCACTTAAATCAGAGACACCTACATCTACCACTTCTACAACAAACACAACAGTAACtgcatcaacaacaacaacaaccaccaccactaccacaacatcatcatcgtcgtcATCATcgtcgtcatcatcatcaatcaATACAACAACAGTAAATAACATATCATCAAACAATACTTCAACATCTATACCATTAAATTCTCCAAAACAACCAACTACAACATTAACATCCAAACCAAATACACCAATTCATGGTGGTATAATAAAAGATTCACAACTCCCAAAGATTTCATTGGAAGCTGATTCACCGACCAttcaatcatcatcaatgaacggtggtgaaaataaaaatgatagcACTCTTGTtccaatttcaatattaaataacaataacaataacaatagcaataataataataatagtagtaataataataataataatacaggTAGTACTAACGCAGCCTCAAATACCACTTCCACAAGTGGTATAAATAACAAAGATCATAAAGAtcgtaacaataataataataaattaccaacTGATAGAGATATGGAAGATATACCTGATAAACCACCAATATTGTCATCTAAAAAGAATCAttcaacaccaccaacatcATCTCTCACTATAGCAACaccaaacaacaacaacaacaacaacaacaacaacaacaacaacaacaacaacaacaacaacaacaacaacaacaacaacaacaacaacaacaacaacaacaacaacaacaacaacaacaacaacaacaacaacaacaacaacaacaacaacaataataataataataacaataatagtaataactcTGCACCATCTGTTACTACACCAAGAAAAGGTAAAAGTAAAACAAAAACTCCAATTCAAACCTCTCAAAATCatatagaaaaagaaaaagaaaaagaaaaagaaaaagaaaaagaaaaagaaaaagaaaaagaaaaagaaaaagataaagataaagataaagaaaaagaaaaagataaagaaaaagaaaaagataaagaaaaagatagggaaaaagataaagaaaaagataataaagaaaaagataataaagatCAAAAGGATaaacatcaccaccatcatcatcaccaccatagtgaaaaagagaaagaaagAGAACAGCAAAAAGATAgagaacaacaaaaagaaaaagaaagggaacaacaaaaagatagagaacttcaacaacaacaacaaaaggaaaaagataaagagcaaaaagagagagaaaaagaatttaaagaaaaagaaaaagaaaaggaacaaaaagaaaaagaaaaagagaaggAAAAAGAgaaggaaaaagaaaaagagaaagagaaagaacaaaaagaaaaagaaaaacttgaaaaagaattaaaggaaaaagaaaaggaacaaaaagaaaaagaacagcaacaacaaaaggaaaaagaaataattcaTAAAACGGTTTCAAAGAaagcagcagcagcagctGCAGACAAATTAAAGGCAGAGAAAGCCAAAGCAGCAGAGAAAGCCAAGGCAGCAGAGAAAGCGAAAAAAGAAGAGGATGAAGAGGAGGAGGAAGATGAAGATTCCGATGATGACTCTAAAGAGTCGGTAATTAGATGTATTTGCAATAACAACATCGATCAAGGTTTAATGGTTCAATGTGAAACATGTGACAAATGGCAACATAGTATTTGTTATGGTATAAAGGGAGCAAATAATGTACCAAAACATTTCTATTGTGAACAATGtgaattgaaaattatgGATTGTACATGTGGTAAGAAGGAATGTTTGGTTGGTAAGATCATTCAATGTCTTTCTTGTCATAATTGGAGTCATCTCTCTTGTGTTCAATCTAAAAATACAAGAGATATACCAGATCCATTCACTTGTCATACCTGTGAGAAATTGGATAACTTGGAGAGTAATTTAGATATCGATGaatcaacaacaccatcacGTTTAGGTCCAAATACACCAAATGCTAAAGGTGGTCCAGGtggaaagaaaagaaaatcaacTTCAACTGGTCCAAATAATAGAAGGAAGAAAcaaactactactaccactactaccaccaccacctcaaATAGTACACCTGCTTCACCTATTGCTGTAGGCGCAAAGAAACCTGCAGCTTCTACAGCTCAATCATCAACACCATTACTTTTAGAAGAATCAATATTACCACcagcaccaccaccacttacatcatcatcatcatcatcatcatcatcatcatcatcatcatcatcatcatcatcatcatcatcatcatcatcatcatcatcatcatcatctaccACAACAAATTATCAATCCCCATCCATATCATCTACAACTCTAAATACAGGATCACAaacaccaaaattaaaatcagaAACTTTAATGAGTGGCGAAGTAAATATGGAAATAGATACCAACAATActccattattatcatcctcttcatcaCTTGGGGAGAATATTACCACAAATCCAGATAGTGGTAAAAATACTCCAATGTTAGATTCTGACAATGGGTTCCCaagtttattaaaagattttgatgtaaattctaaaaatattggTTTCACCTATATTGAAGATACTATGTCAATTAATGCACTCAAAGAAAAATTCAATTCTATTGATATTGAACAACCTTCTCCATATTTTCAAACTGGTTTGGAtttattctcttttttaaaatcaaattatattaaaagtCAATTTATT gATGATTATTGTAAAAGAAAATctattaaacaattaaaagaagtTGGTAAATTatgtatttataatttaacagTTGAAGATAATATACTATTTCAAAagtattgtttattatttatagagATTAATGAAAAGGAtagaaatgattttaaaaaggcgatttcattattattggaaATAGATGAAAGTAAAGTTAATACCTATATGATTCAGTATGCTCatgaattatcaaaacaaattgaaagtaactataatcaaattcaatattacCAACAtagttcatcatcatcagaccaccaccaccacgacgaagaagatgaagatgaaatgAAAATTGATCAAGATGAAATATCCAAATGGAAATCAATTGGTTTGGAGAATAGTTTCGATAAGGATTTCATTATTCCAAATGATATTCCATCCAATTTAATAGTTGAATCaagtaaaattaatagagattttgataaaattatatttggtAGATTAAATTCAAGACCTTTacttattaaaaaagaattatcaaataataatagtaataataataataccaccTCAAAAcctttaattattaaaaaagaatcatcaaataataataacaataataataataacaccacaactacaaccacaacaaccacaacaattgaacaacaacatcaacatcaaaaaccaccacaacaacaacaatctcaaccacaacaaattTCATCAGAACAACcacaaaaaattatattatcaaaattaggtcaaaatgaaaatacatTCATTGGTGAATGTACAGGTATattcaaaaatcaaatcattGATATAAAGAATGAATGGGTTGATTCAAATGGATTCTTACTCAATACAATCAATCCACAAATCCTTATGTTTAATTCAACCTATCAATCATTCAATAATACttcatatttaaaaaacacaTATAACCCAAAGGAAAGAGATCTCTGTATAGACGCTAGATCTGGTTCCGTTTGTAAATTTATAAGAAGATCATGtttaccaaattcaaaatttcaatttagtaatataaatataaatataaataataataataataataataataataataataataataataataataataataataataataataataaaaataatttaaaagtttcaaTTTTTAGTTTAAGTCAAATAGAAAAGAATCAAGAGATAACTATCGATTTTGACTATCCCTATAAATGTTTAAAGAATAGGATCTATTGTGCCTGTGGAACCTCAACATGTTCTGTCTCGATTTGGTTTAATGAAAGAGCTTCATTTGGAATTAAAATGTTAGAAATGTTAGGTGAAACTGTAGATCCagaattaaagaaaagaTCATTAGAATGCACAGAAttatatcaacaacaaataaaacaagaattacaacaacaacaaaaacaacaacaactacaattacaacaacaacaacaacaacaacaacaacaacaacaacaacaacaacaacaacaacaacaacaacaacaacaaccaccacaacaattacaacatcaacaacaacaagaatcACAACaagaattacaacaacagcaacaggtAAAACAAGAAGGacaaataattgaaaatgatgataattttgataataataacgaaaatgaagaaaataatgtagaaaaaaatattaaagaagaaacatcaacaacaaatatgGCGACACCAACccaaaagaagaaaagaaaaggtAAAATGTCATCATTGGAAATGGAttccatttttttcaatacaCCTTCTGATAAAACCTCTAGAGAGGATAGAAAATTACAACAAATCATTCAGAATTTCGAACAATtagagaaaaaagaaaaagaaaaaaataatagaaaaaatagtaataatacaagtaatagtaatagtagttcAACTGatacatcaccatcattactatcaacaacaacaatctcaacTACTCAACAATCATCACCAACCACATCAACTACATCTAATAGCAATGGTAATGTTTCACCAAAATCtacaaagaaaaagaaaccaACCGATTCATCTCCAtcagatgaaaatgaagatatAGAGATGAATGAAAAAACACCAACCACTCCAACATCTGCCCCAATCTCggcatcattatcatctcCACCAGATGATGAAGgaaataaatctaaatttgGAAAGAAAGCATGGTTAGCCGAATTCAAGCAAAAGGAAAAAGACTTACCATGTattaaagaagaagaaagaaGAGCTGATGATAGTGATGGACATCAAGAAGAGGAAGGTTCATTACCAAATgatgaatcaaataatacaaataaccAAACCAACTcaccaaataatacaaataatagcaacaatatcaacaacaatagtaGTGGCAgtataaacaataaattgaatgatcaacctccaccaccaccaccaaatcaaccaccaccaccaccaccaagtcaaccaccaccaccaccatctccacatcatcatcatcactctGATCAACAAACTTTATCTAAATCATCCTCTGGTTATCCACATGAAAGGGAATTAAGAAATAGTTATACACCATCACAATCACCAAATCAATCACCATCAATGAAAGGTGGGTTATCATCTTCAATAGGTGGATTTAGGGATCCAATCGATCAACCATATCGTTTAAATCGTGAAAGAAGTGGTGATATGGGATCATTAAGAGAAAACAGAGATAATCGCGACTTGCCATTAAGAGGAGATCCAAGAGATCAAGTTAGAGAACCAAGGGATTGGGATAGAAGAGGTGACAATTGGAATTCATACAATGACAGAGATCAATTCTCTGGCGATagaggaggaggaggaggaaATCGTTATGGAGGAAGATTCAAAGATGATCATTGGGATAGCCCACACAGAAAGAGTGGTTGGGATAATAGTTTAAGATATAACAAcgataaaaatagaattccATATGATAGAAACGTTGATAAAAGTGGTTGGGATAGAAGACCAAACTACCCAAGAAATGGTTTTCCTTCGCCACCACTCTCTTCCTATCATAATGATGACTATGATATGGATGGAAATGAACCATTACCatcacaacaatcacaatcacaacaaccatCAACTTCTTCAACTTCTTCGACTTCATCTTCCTCATCAACTTCTCAAACAAATACTAGCGGTACCAATAAATCAAACCCTCCAACACCttcatcaaataaatcaCCACAACTATTAGATTCACCTTCAAGCTTTaaatatagtaataataacaataacttAAATagcaatataaataatactaataatacaaataataataatactaataacaataataataataataataacaatttttaTGGTAATCAAAGGGGACCAAACTATAACCAAAATAGGTCCGGAAACTCGCCAACTCTTCCAGATGAATATGATCAACACAACCAATGGGGAAGAAAACCTTATTTCAAAAGAAGataa